A region of Drosophila mauritiana strain mau12 chromosome 3L, ASM438214v1, whole genome shotgun sequence DNA encodes the following proteins:
- the LOC117140341 gene encoding uncharacterized protein LOC117140341, with protein sequence MAINSLSWSSVLRLIRLHHLAVGNISVLCLIVLSIMDYGILDLFCWFETVEKENIPLTVLMYIGGLKVAIILFLALWCWTREAEKNQEDNLDMPISYVRKRYCRFLVMHLLASIDRLIHHHLHIDDFLQGHKDCVEAVEQFRWRARRLFERTDLQLCVPLHEVLSVDDQQEKELLRLGYGDKLEQLRELDIYKMIYKD encoded by the coding sequence ATGGCTATTAATTCTTTAAGCTGGAGCAGTGTTCTCCGGCTGATTCGACTTCATCATCTGGCGGTGGGCAACATCTCCGTGCTCTGTCTTATTGTGTTGAGTATCATGGACTACGGGATTTTGGATCTCTTCTGTTGGTTTGAAACGGTGGAGAAGGAGAATATTCCGCTGACGGTTTTAATGTATATCGGTGGACTCAAGGTTGCTATTATCCTGTTTCTCGCGCTGTGGTGCTGGACTAGAGAAGCTGAAAAGAATCAGGAGGACAACCTGGACATGCCCATCTCTTACGTTCGTAAGCGTTACTGTCGTTTTCTTGTGATGCACCTTTTGGCGTCTATAGACCGGCTGATCCACCACCACTTACATATTGATGACTTCCTGCAAGGACACAAGGACTGCGTCGAGGCAGTGGAACAGTTTCGCTGGAGAGCACGAAGGCTCTTTGAGCGCACGGATCTGCAACTTTGCGTTCCACTCCACGAAGTCCTTTCTGTGGATGATCAGCAGGAGAAAGAACTCCTCCGCTTGGGTTACGGCGATAAATTGGAACAGTTGCGAGAGCTGGACATCTACAAGATGATCTACAAGGACTAA
- the LOC117141300 gene encoding odorant receptor 74a, whose amino-acid sequence MSFHRYRPRLPGGELAPMPWPVSLYRVLNHVAWPLEAESGRWIVFLDRLMIFLGFLVFCEHNEVDFHYLIANRQDMDNLLTGMPTYLILVEMQIRCFQLAWHKDRFRALLQRFYAEIYVSEEMEPHLFASIQRQMLATRVNSTVYLLALFNFFLVPVTNVIYHRREMLYKQVYPFDNTQLHFFIPLLVLNFWVGFIITSMLFGELNVMGELMMHLNARYVQLGQDLRRSAQMLLKKRSSLNVAIAYRLVLTHILRRNAALRDFGQRVEKEFTLRIFVMFAFSAGLLCALFFKAFTNPWGNVAYIVWFLAKFMELLALGMLGSILLKTTDELGMMYYTADWEQVIHQSDNVGENVKLMILVTLAIQLNSRPFFITGLNYFRVSLTAVLKIIQGAFSYFTFLNSMR is encoded by the exons ATGTCGTTCCATCGCTACAGACCCCGTCTCCCCGGCGGAGAGTTGGCTCCGATGCCGTGGCCGGTGTCCTTGTACCGTGTCCTGAACCACGTCGCCTGGCCCCTGGAGGCGGAGTCGGGGCGCTGGATCGTTTTCCTGGACAGGTTGATGATTTTTCTCGGATTCCTGGTCTTCTGCGAGCACAATGAGGTGGACTTTCATTACCTGATAGCCAATCGGCAGGACATGGACAACCTGCTGACGGGCATGCCCACATATCTGATCCTGGTCGAGATGCAGATACGCTGCTTCCAGTTGGCCTGGCACAAGGATCGCTTCCGGGCCCTGTTGCAGCGCTTCTATGCGGAAATCTACGTAAGCGAGGAGATGGAACCCCACTTGTTTGCCAGCATTCAAAGGCAAATGCTGGCCACACGGGTCAATTCGACCGTCTACCTGCTGGCCTTGTTCAATTTCTTTCTGGTTCCGGTGACGAATGTCATTTACCATCGTCGAGAAATGCTCTACAAGCAGGTGTACCCTTTCGACAACACCCAGTTGCACTTCTTTATTCCACTCCTGGTGCTCAACTTCTGGGTGGGCTTCATCATCACCAGCATGCTGTTCGGCGAGCTAAATGTCATGGGCGAGCTGATGATGCATTTAAATGCTCGATATGTTCAGCTTGGACAGGATCTCCGTCGCTCAGCACAGATGCTGCTGAAGAAAAGAAGCTCCTTAAACGTGGCCATCGCTTACCGGTTAGTTTTGACCCACATCCTGCGAAGGAACGCAGCTCTGAGGGATTTTGGCCAGCGGGTGGAGAAGGAGTTCACCCTCAGAATATTCGTAATGTTCGCCTTTAGCGCCGGACTGCTCTGTGCTCTGTTCTTCAAGGCATTTACG AATCCCTGGGGAAATGTGGCCTACATTGTGTGGTTCCTCGCAAAGTTTATGGAATTACTGGCCCTGGGAATGCTTGGCTCAATTCTGCTTAAAACA ACAGATGAACTGGGTATGATGTACTACACCGCTGACTGGGAGCAGGTGATTCATCAGTCGGATAACGTTGGCGAGAATGTCAAGCTGATGATACTGGTGACCCTGGCCATCCAACTGAACTCGAGACCCTTCTTCATCACTGGCCTTAATTATTTTCGAGTTAGTCTCACTGCTGTGCTGAAA ATCATTCAGGGCGCCTTTTCCTACTTCACGTTCCTAAATTCGATGCGATGA